One window of Drosophila busckii strain San Diego stock center, stock number 13000-0081.31 chromosome 3L, ASM1175060v1, whole genome shotgun sequence genomic DNA carries:
- the LOC108599615 gene encoding histidine-rich glycoprotein, with amino-acid sequence MHCCLANTVPKQFYPKQQANYSVVPINMNPALTLVCCALLGVAAASYIPHGHQSHDNAHGLSYSIQAHHEAPAHKSWHHEQPQQHWAAAPQQHWAPAPHQHWATVPQHVEHQQHHDEHHHHHPKYEFSYGVKDTKTGDIKQQWETRDGDKVKGGYTMKEADGRTRVVEYTADAHNGFQATVKHIGHADHQTVHKSYHQGHHGHGHEQASSYVDVKQGTDSKWW; translated from the coding sequence ATGCATTGTTGTTTAGCCAACACAGTTCCCAAACAGTTTTACCCCAAGCAACAAGCCAACTACTCAGTTGTCCCAATAAACATGAATCCAGCTTTGACTTTAGTATGCTGCGCTCTGCTTGGAGTAGCGGCCGCCAGTTATATTCCTCATGGACATCAGAGCCATGACAATGCTCACGGCTTGAGCTATAGCATACAAGCCCATCACGAAGCTCCAGCCCACAAGTCTTGGCATCATGAGCAACCTCAGCAACATTGGGCAGCTGCACCTCAGCAACATTGGGCACCCGCCCCACACCAACACTGGGCAACTGTGCCGCAACATGTGGAGCACCAGCAGCATCATGAtgaacatcatcatcatcatcccaAGTACGAGTTTAGCTATGGCGTCAAGGACACTAAGACAGGCGACATCAAGCAGCAGTGGGAAACACGCGATGGCGACAAGGTTAAGGGCGGCTACACTATGAAGGAAGCTGATGGCCGCACTCGCGTCGTGGAGTACACAGCTGATGCCCACAATGGCTTCCAGGCAACGGTTAAGCATATTGGCCATGCTGATCATCAGACAGTGCACAAGAGCTATCATCAGGGCCAtcatggacatggacatgagCAGGCCAGCAGCTATGTGGATGTCAAGCAGGGTACGGACAGCAAATGGTggtaa
- the LOC108598256 gene encoding uncharacterized protein LOC108598256, whose translation MLTEARKYEKIISQAPAHRSRLTASWVLLTTLLLCSWTRPVASGRVSSAPVVVTDDDEMMEYAPQYEHPEYAFSYGVKDLHTGDVKSQWESRDGDGVKGHYSILEPDGSIRTVHYTADAKKGFNAIVKTVGANSHPITETPESEASINDDTSQSKINHYSKDQEHIVLSSDIKPLKKPIEDLTHSHPKIPSLIEFKPHARIKQVPMELEPGIRTRLQQARDNYYKEIAAAQAQEEQDYSSKLQPHPSYAVQESDWKALIVNEPKEYRPHYSSSQPHQHAYYEHYKPKELPTNYIHKPAVPQQSLHTSFGPSKTRNHNNNNNNSPEPISNHIHAKKHVHSTPGLKHYKYKAVTKSSARPDYSSYFQRKPKHLKVQQQARKPAGSGPVLFPAVEEDDYEEYAENEQGVASASLVQSMVRRDKQHMVPMYARGHQFSAASIRNLAGV comes from the exons ATGTTAACTGAAGCGCGGAAGTACGAGAAA ATAATCAGCCAGGCGCCGGCCCACCGCTCCCGCCTCACCGCCAGCTGGGTGCTGCTCAccacgctgctgctctgcagCTGGACACGCCCCGTTGCAAGCGGACGTGTCAGCTCCGCACCTGTTGTTGTAACCGACGATGACGAAATGATGGAATATGCACCACAATAT gAGCATCCCGAGTACGCTTTTAGCTACGGCGTTAAGGATCTGCATACGGGCGATGTCAAGTCGCAGTGGGAGTCgcgcgatggcgatggcgtcAAAGGACATTACAGCATACTGGAGCCGGACGGCTCTATACGCACCGTACACTATACCGCGGATGCCAAGAAGGGCTTCAATGCCATAGTCAAGACCGTGGGTGCCAACTCGCATCCCATAACAGAAACGCCAGAGAGCGAGGCCAGCATTAATGATGACACATCGCAGTCAAAGATCAATCACTATAGCAAGGATCAGGAGCACATTGTGCTCAGCTCGGACATAAAGCCGCTGAAGAAACCCATTGAGGATCTAACGCACTCGCATCCCAAGATCCCAAGCCTCATCGAGTTCAAGCCGCATGCGCGTATTAAGCAAGTGCCCATGGAGCTGGAGCCGGGCATTAGGACACGCCTGCAGCAGGCCAGGGACAACTACTACAAGGagattgctgctgcacagGCGCAGGAGGAGCAGGACTACTCTTCCAAGCTGCAGCCACATCCCAGCTATGCAGTTCAAGAAAGCGACTGGAAGGCGCTCATTGTCAACGAACCCAAGGAGTATCGTCCAcactacagcagcagccagccgcATCAGCATGCCTACTACGAGCACTACAAGCCCAAGGAGCTGCCCACCAACTATATACACAAGCCCGCCGTGCCGCAACAATCACTGCATACTAGCTTCGGTCCTTCCAAGACACGcaaccataacaacaacaacaacaatagtccGGAGCCCATTTCGAATCACATACATGCCAAGAAGCACGTCCACAGCACGCCGGGACTGAAGCACTACAAGTACAAGGCGGTGACCAAGAGTAGCGCGCGTCCAGATTACTCCAGCTACTTCCAACGCAAGCCCAAGCACttaaaagtgcaacaacagGCGCGCAAGCCGGCAGGATCTGGTCCTGTGCTCTTTCCCGCTGTTGAGGAGGATGACTATGAGGAGTATGCTGAGAATGAGCAAGGTGTCGCCTCTGCTAGCCTAGTGCAGTCCATGGTACGACGGGACAAGCAGCATATGGTGCCCATGTATGCGCGTGGCCATCAGTTCAGTGCGGCCAGCATTCGCAATCTGGCGGGCGTCTAG
- the LOC108599609 gene encoding ice-structuring glycoprotein, with product MKLLLTVLLSLALSLVLADPSPTAAPAIVPCIHAGGAAGYAYAPPPPAEINFSITPGVTKFSQSPAISSYAENGKLLHTSVGSGHASYESTVGLSGYSHGGGLTQIDKYIAPVQKTLFTPTAEYGGGITYADKSPAAKYATVVPSGIELKSLVAPAPVLSKVSSYASPSYTYSQATPAISKLATYSSPSSAYYAAPAVTTKVETYQTPGYTYSKSTPGFSKVETYSSPSYSYAQAAPAVSKIATYSPSLAYAAPALSKSYIAPAGPAPSLFEHHGSTGYSASYAPALTKSYLPAKVSYAAPAITKLTTGYESSGHGAVSHQYVSKPAVATYAAAPAIAKVASYAAPAITSYASAPAITKIASYAAPAIASYGHAPALAKVATYSQAADVSHQYISKPIVAAYAAPAPVAKVAYAAPAVTKLTTGYESSAHGAVSHQYVSKPAVATYASAPAVTKIASYAAPAVTAYAAAPAITKYASSGHGAVSHQYVSKPAIATYAAAPAVTKIASYAAPALTSYAAAPAITKLSTSYAASGHGYAGSAHGATSHQYISKPAIASYATAPAVAKVATYAAPAVATYAAAPALAKVATYSEAADVSHQYISKPIVAAYAAPAAVAKVAYAAPAVTKLATGYGYGASGHGAVSHQYVSKPAVATYAAAPAIAKVASYAAPAVATYAAPAVTSYAAPAVTAYAAAPAITKVASSYGSSAHGAVSHQYVSKPAIASYAAAPAVTKIASYAAPALTSYAAAPAITKLSTSYGASGHGYGASAHGATSHQYISKPAVAGYAAKVAYAAPAVSHIATAPAAGYVSSSHGAVSHQIVSKPALAGYAAHGLGAGYGYAAGGHAHGSLLTAPAHAGLTAHAGHAGYVSSTAYGLQAGKLSGAHDGNYYGAISLGHAAVSPALSYHGALSHAAGSHLAPLADYSHGHDIGAFGAHFNRYAPSVAALSAHAPLSPAVYLKSAPVAQPALLKVLPEKHLEHFDAHPRYAFEYAVNDPHTGDNKHQREERDGDVVKGEYSLVEPDGNVRTVKYYADWETGFHAEVINSRDQGKVVAKRETAPKS from the exons ATGAAG ctgcttttgacTGTGCTGCTGAGCCTGGCGCTCAGCTTGGTGCTGGCAGATCCTTCACCCACCGCGGCACCCGCAATTGTGCCTTGCATACATGCTGGAGGCGCTGCTGGCTATGCGTACgctccgccgccgccagctgaGATCAATTTCTCCATAACGCCCGGGGTGACCAAGTTTAGTCAGAGTCCAGCCATATCGAGCTATGCGGAGAACGGCAAACTACTGCACACATCGGTGGGCAGCGGCCACGCCTCCTACGAGTCCACAGTGGGCTTGTCGGGCTACTCGCATGGCGGCGGCCTGACCCAGATAGACAAGTACATAGCGCCAGTGCAGAAGACGCTATTCACACCCACGGCGGAGTATGGCGGAGGCATAACCTATGCGGATAAGTCGCCAGCGGCCAAGTACGCCACAGTGGTGCCCTCTGGCATTGAGCTGAAGAGTCTGGTGGCACCAGCACCTGTGCTGAGCAAGGTGTCCAGCTACGCTTCGCCGAGCTACACCTACAGCCAGGCCACGCCCGCCATTTCCAAGCTGGCTACCTACAGCTCGCCCAGCTCAGCCTACTACGCTGCACCTGCAGTCACCACCAAAGTGGAGACCTACCAAACGCCCGGCTATACGTACTCCAAGAGCACGCCTGGCTTCTCCAAGGTGGAAACCTACAGCTCCCCCAGCTATAGCTATGCACAGGCAGCGCCAGCCGTCTCCAAGATTGCCACTTACTCGCCCAGCTTGGCCTACGCTGCACCCGCTTTAAGCAAATCCTACATAGCACCTGCTGGCCCTGCTCCCTCTTTGTTTGAGCACCATGGCAGCACTGGCTACTCCGCCAGCTACGCGCCTGCGCTCACCAAGAGCTACTTGCCCGCCAAAGTGAGCTATGCCGCCCCAGCTATTACCAAGCTGACCACTGGCTATGAGTCCTCTGGCCACGGCGCAGTCTCCCATCAATATGTGTCCAAGCCAGCGGTGGCCACTTacgctgctgcgccagctATAGCCAAGGTCGCCAGCTATGCCGCGCCAGCAATCACGAGCTATGCCTCCGCTCCTGCAATCACCAAGATTGCCAGCTATGCTGCTCCAGCTATAGCTAGCTATGGACATGCGCCCGCTCTGGCCAAGGTAGCAACCTATAGCCAGGCCGCTGATGTCTCCCATCAGTATATATCCAAGCCCATTGTGGCAGCCTATGCCGCCCCAGCTCCAGTTGCCAAGGTAGCTTATGCTGCACCAGCTGTCACCAAGCTAACCACTGGCTATGAGTCTTCAGCTCATGGTGCCGTTTCGCATCAGTATGTGTCCAAGCCAGCGGTGGCTACCTATGCCTCCGCTCCCGCTGTCACCAAGATTGCCAGCTATGCTGCACCCGCAGTCACAGcctatgctgctgctcctgccaTTACTAAATACGCCAGCAGCGGACACGGCGCAGTCTCCCATCAATATGTGTCCAAGCCAGCGATTGCAACCTACGCCGCTGCGCCCGCTGTTACCAAGATTGCCAGCTATGCCGCGCCAGCTTTAACTAGCTATGCCGCAGCTCCGGCCATTACCAAGCTAAGCACCAGCTATGCCGCTTCGGGACACGGCTATGCAGGCTCCGCTCATGGCGCCACTTCACATCAATATATATCCAAGCCCGCCATCGCCAGTTATGCAACTGCTCCGGCTGTAGCTAAGGTGGCGACATATGCTGCGCCAGCTGTGGCTACTTATGCTGCCGCTCCCGCTCTGGCCAAGGTAGCAACTTATAGCGAAGCGGCTGATGTCTCCCATCAGTATATATCCAAGCCCATTGTGGCTGCCTATGCCgctccagctgcagttgctaaGGTGGCCTATGCTGCGCCAGCTGTCACCAAGTTAGCCactggctatggctatggcgcTTCAGGACACGGCGCTGTCTCGCATCAGTATGTGTCCAAGCCAGCCGTGGCCACTTacgctgctgcgccagctATAGCCAAGGTCGCCAGCTATGCTGCTCCCGCTGTCGCTACTTATGCCGCTCCAGCTGTCACCAGCTATGCTGCACCCGCAGTAACCGCCTATGCCGCTGCTCCAGCCATTACTAAAGTCGCCAGCAGCTACGGCAGTTCCGCACATGGAGCAGTCTCCCATCAGTACGTCTCCAAGCCTGCGATAGCGTCTTATGCCGCTGCACCCGCAGTTACCAAGATTGCCAGCTATGCTGCCCCCGCCTTGACAAGTTATGCGGCTGCTCCCGCCATTACCAAGCTGAGCACTAGCTACGGCGCTTCTGGACACGGCTATGGAGCCTCTGCTCATGGCGCCACTTCTCATCAGTATATATCCAAGCCCGCAGTCGCCGGCTATGCAGCGAAGGTGGCCTATGCCGCTCCAGCTGTCAGTCACATTGCCACTGCACCTGCCGCTGGCTACGTCAGCAGCTCCCATGGCGCAGTCTCCCACCAGATTGTATCCAAGCCCGCTCTAGCTGGCTATGCTGCTCATGGACTGGGCGCAGGATATGGCTATGCCGCTGGTGGACACGCCCATGGCTCCTTGTTGACTGCACCAGCGCACGCTGGACTCACTGCACATGCCGGACATGCTGGCTATGTCAGCAGCACCGCCTATGGACTGCAAGCGG GTAAATTATCGGGCGCTCATGATGGCAACTACTACGGCGCCATTTCACTTGGACATGCAGCTGTCTCGCCTGCACTTAGCTATCATGGCGCCCTGTCGCATGCGGCGGGTAGTCACCTGGCTCCATTGGCCGACTACAGTCATGGCCATGATATTGGCGCCTTCGGCGCTCACTTCAATCGTTATGCACCCAGCGTGGCAGCATTGAGCGCCCATGCGCCTCTCTCGCCCGCTGTCTACCTGAAGTCAGCGCCAGTTGCACAGCCAGCGCTGCTGAAGGTGCTGCCGGAAAAGCATCTGGAGCACTTT GATGCGCATCCACGCTATGCATTTGAGTATGCAGTCAATGATCCGCACACTGGCGACAACAAACATCAGCGGGAGGAGCGCGACGGTGATGTGGTAAAGGGCGAGTATTCGCTGGTGGAGCCCGATGGCAATGTGCGCACTGTCAAGTACTACGCCGATTGGGAGACGGGCTTCCATGCCGAGGTCATCAACAGTCGCGATCAGGGCAAGGTTGTTGCCAAGCGTGAAACGGCGCCCAAGTCGTGA
- the LOC108599611 gene encoding LOW QUALITY PROTEIN: angiotensin-converting enzyme-related protein (The sequence of the model RefSeq protein was modified relative to this genomic sequence to represent the inferred CDS: deleted 1 base in 1 codon), producing the protein MDLTALFLCLLFSGLALSFSITCNMEGTSAEVLKACRFFAKENEKLRERNNAEFSAAYAYSTNMTEENNRAMLAAYAESAAAKKLLAQACKEGNYANSMDTGVRRQARILQDLGMDALNADDFLKLKSIISAMQSNYATTNVCSFRNESDCSLTLEPHIQERLANRRDPAELAWYWREWYDRTGKPMRKNFAEYVRLTRKAAQLNGYRSWADYWLHFYEDDDFERQLDITFKAVLPFYRQLHGYVRYRLREHYGADLVPAEGNIPMHLLGDLWGQSWNELVDLFTPYPEKPFLDVTSEMEHQHYSVRKLFELGDQFFQSLGMRALPQSFWNRSVLTRPTDREVVCHASAWDFYQDSDVRISMCSEVNSHYLAIGHHELGHVQYFLQYEQQPTVFRGTPNPGFHEAVGDVIGLSVMSSKHLKALGLTRNARLDEKSRINELFKKALAKISFLPFSYTLDKWRFAVFRGELDESHWNCGFWQMRSKFGGVEPPIARSDSDFDPTAKFHINADVEYLRYFASTIFQFQFHKALCRQAGQYVPGDSRLTLDNCDIFGSKAAGKAFMDFLSAGNSRHWKEVLKDFTGDTQMDPAALLEYFYPLYQWLKQENRRLGVPLGWKETNKIPSTCSGLST; encoded by the exons ATGGACTTAACAGCATTGTTTTTGTGCCTCCTATTTAGCGGCTTGgctctttctttctctatTACCTGTAATATGGAGGGAACCAGTGCAGAAGTTTTGAAAGCTTGCCGATTTTTCgccaaagaaaatgaaaagctgCGGGAACGTAATAATGCAGAGTTTAGCGCTGCCTATGCCTATAGCACCAATATGACTGAGGAGAATAACCGAGCCATGCTTGCAGCTTATGCGGAAAGTGCGGCCGCTAAGAAACTCCTGGCTCAGGCCTGCAAGGAGGGAAACTATGCAAACTCCATGGACACAGGTGTGCGACGGCAGGCGAGAATTCTGCAGGATTTGGGCATGGATGCTCTGAATGCTGATGATTTTTTGAAGCTAAAGAGCATTATTAGCGCAATGCAGTCCAACTACGCTACCACCAATGTGTGCTCATTTAGAAACGAAAGCGATTGCTCGCTTACTCTGGAGCCACATATACAAGAGCGGCTGGCAAACAGGCGCGATCCCGCCGAGCTGGCATGGTACTGGCGTGAGTGGTATGACAGGACTGGCAAGCCTATGCGTAAAAACTTTGCCGAATACGTGCGACTTACGCGAAAGGCTGCCCAACTTAACGGCTATCGATCGTGGGCGGACTATTGGCTACATTTTTACGAGGATGACGATTTTGAGCGTCAGCTGGATATTACGTTCAAGGCAGTCCTGCCATTTTACAGGCAGCTCCACGGCTATGTAAGATATCGCCTACGCGAACACTATGGGGCTGATTTGGTACCAGCCGAGGGGAACATTCCAATGCATTTGTTGGGAGATTTGTGGGGGCAGTCATGGAACGAGCTGGTGGACTTATTCACACCGTACCCTGAAAAACCGTTCTTGGACGTCACCTCGGAAATGGAACATCAGCATTACAGTGTGCGAAAACTTTTCGAACTGGGCGATCAGTTTTTCCAGTCCTTGGGAATGCGCGCCCTGCCTCAGAGTTTTTGGAATCGGAGTGTGCTAACGAGACCGACAGACCGTGAGGTTGTTTGCCATGCCTCTGCATGGGACTTTTACCAAGACAGCGATGTGCGCATCAGCATGTGCTCCGAAGTGAATAGTCACTATCTGGCCATTGGGCATCACGAGCTGGGACACgtacaatattttttgcaatatgAACAGCAACCGACTGTTTTTCGGGGAACACCCAATCCTGGCTTTCATGAGGCTGTGGGTGATGTTATAGGTTTGTCTGTCATGTCCTCTAAGCACTTAAAAGCGCTTGGGTTGACCCGCAACGCTCGTCTCGACGAAAAGAGCCGCATTAATGAGCTTTTCAAGAAGGCGCTCGCAAAGATTTCGTTTCTACCATTTAGTTACACTTTGGATAAGTGGCGCTTTGCTGTCTTTCGTGGCGAATTAGACGAATCGCACTGGAACTGCGGCTTTTGGCAGATGCGGTCGAAGTTTGGTGGCGTCGAGCCCCCAATTGCTCGCAGTGACAGCGATTTTGATCCAACAGCTAAGTTTCACATAAATGCCGATGTAGAGTACTTACGCTACTTTGCATCAACCATATTCCAGTTTCAGTTCCATAAGGCGCTCTGTCGCCAAGCTGGGCAATACGTTCCGGGTGACAGTCGCCTCACACTCGACAACTGCGATATATTTGGCAGCAAGGCGGCGGGTAAAGCGTTCATGGACTTTTTGTCAGCAGGAAATTCAAGGCATTGGAAGGAAGTGCTCAAGGATTTCACTGGTGACACCCAAATGGATCCGGCGGCACTTCTTGAGTATTTTTATCCGCTATATCAATGGCTCAAACAG GAAAACAGACGGCTGGGAGTACCTTTGGGTTGGAAGGAGACGAACAAAATTCCTTCCACCTGCAGTGGACTTAGCACTTAG
- the LOC108598255 gene encoding adult-specific cuticular protein ACP-20 translates to MQQFGGILVVGLLVLAGLCWAAPYGHATSYSVLTKHEEPVHKSYGHDHYGHDNYGYGYDNSHLGYAAYGHGHDHYDHHDYHDHHPKYQFDYGVKDAHTGDHKSQWESRDGDKVKGSYSLKEADGTTRVVEYTADDHHGFNAVVKKLGHAHHPQVYKSYAHGDLYGAGYGYGAHDVAHYGGHDHGHGHGHASSYVSIKQHH, encoded by the coding sequence atgcagcagTTTGGCGGAATATTGGTAGTGGGTCTGCTAGTCCTAGCAGGATTGTGCTGGGCGGCGCCTTATGGACACGCCACCAGCTACAGCGTGCTGACCAAGCATGAAGAGCCAGTGCACAAGAGCTACGGACACGATCATTACGGCCACGATAATTACGGTTACGGCTATGATAATTCGCACTTGGGCTATGCTGCCTATGGACATGGGCACGATCATTACGATCATCACGACTATCACGATCATCATCCCAAATATCAGTTTGATTACGGCGTCAAGGATGCACATACGGGCGATCACAAGAGCCAGTGGGAGTCACGTGATGGCGACAAGGTCAAGGGAAGCTACTCCCTGAAGGAGGCTGATGGCACCACTCGCGTGGTGGAGTACACCGCCGACGATCATCATGGCTTCAATGCTGTGGTCAAGAAGCTGGGACATGCGCATCATCCACAGGTCTACAAGAGCTACGCCCACGGTGATCTTTACGGCGctggctacggctacggcgCTCACGATGTGGCGCATTACGGCGGCCACGAtcatggacatggacatggtcACGCCAGCAGCTACGTGAGCATCAAGCAACATCATTAA